The DNA segment GACCGTTCGCCCGCGTCGTTCTCCGCTGGCGCGGCGGCATCGGCGGCCGGTCCGTTCGAGATCGTCGATGCCGAGGACGCTGCGTTCCGCCTGCGGGTCGGCGGGCAGGTGCAGTTCCGCTACATCGCCAACTTCCGTGACAGCGACGACGCCACCGACGACAGCGACTTCGGCGGCGGATTCGAGACGCGCCGCACGAAGATCAACTTCTCGGGCACCACGCTCTCGAAGGACCTCTCGTTCCGTATCGTCGCCGCTTTCGATCGCACCGGCGACGGCGCGTTCAAACTCGAAGAGTCGTGGCTTCGTTACAAGCTCGGCGACGGCTGGTCCGTCCGCGCCGGGCAGTTCAAGCTGCCGTTCCTGCGCGAGGAGAACGTCTCCTCGTCCGCGCAGCTCGCGGCCGACCGCTCGGTGGCGAACGAGGTCTTCAACCAGGATTTCTCGGAGGCGGTCGAGTTCGCGCGCGAGTCCGAGTGGTGGCGTCTGCTCGCGGCGGTCTCGGACGGTTTCGGCTCACGGAACACGGCGTTCTTCAGCCCGAAGGAGGCCGACGTCGCGCTCACGGGCCGCGTCGAGCGTCGCGTCGGCGAGGCGCCGTGGAAGTCCTACGACGACCTGACGTCCTTCCGCGATTCGCCCTCGGGGTGGATGGTGGGGGGGGCGTTCCACTGGCAGCACATGGGCGACACGGCGGCGTTCTCGGGCGGCGCGCCCGCGACCGTCGCCGAGTCCGACATGATCTCCTACACCGTGGACCTCTCGGTCGAGGGGGGGGGCTGGAATCTCTTCGCGGCGTGCGTCGGGCGGTGGACCGACGCGGCGGGTGTGGAGGCGTGGGACGACTTCGGCGCGGTCGTGCAGGGCGGGTACTTCTTCACCGAGCGCACCGAGGGGTTCGCGCGGTGGGACGCGGTGTTCCCCGACAAGGATCGCGCTGACCCGCACGACAACTTTCACACCATCACCGCGGGGCTGAACCACTACTTCATCGAGGCGAGCCACGCGGCCAAGCTCACCATCGACGTGCAGATCTATCTCGACGACCAGGCGGGGAGTTCGTCGGTCGTCTCCGCGCAGACTGGCCTGGGCATGCTGCCGTCCTCGGAGGACGGCCAGATCGCGGTGCGCGTGCAGATGCAACTGCTGTTCTGAGCCGGAAGGGTGCGAAGCGCGCGAAGGGTTGTGCCGCGCCGCTGACACTACATCCGTTCGACCGCCGGGATGCCGAGCACGTCGAGGCCGTCCGCGAGGACGCGGGCGGTCAGGTCGCACAGGCGGAGGCGTGAGCGCCGCGTCGCGTCGTCGTCCGCCGCAAGCACGGGGCACGCGTCGAAGAAGACGCTGAACGCGCCGGCGAGGTCGTACAGGTACGCGCAGAGCCGGTGCGGCTCCAGCGAATCACCGACGCTCCGCACCGTGCGCGGGTACCGCAGGAGCGCGAGAGCGAGGGCTTTCTCGGCCGGATGCTCGACGACGAAGGGCGCGGCACGATGGTCGAGCGCGATGCCTCGCTCCGCGGCCTTCCGGAAGATGCTCCGGATCCGCACCAGGGCGTAGAGCAGGTACGGGCCGGTGTTGCCCTCGAACGCCAGCATCCGGTCGAACGAGAAGACGTAGTCCTTGATCCGCTCGCCCGAGAGGTCGGCGTACTTCAGCGCGGCGACGGCGACCGCGTGCGCGATCGCCCCTCGTTCGTCGGCGGGCAGATCGGGGTTCTTCTCGGCTACGGTGCGCTCGGCGCGGGCCTCGGCCTCGTCGAGCAGGTCGCTGAGTTTCACGTTCTCGCCGGTGCGGGTCTTGAAGGGGCGGTTGTCCTCGCCGAGCACCATGCCGAAGGGGGCGTGTTCGAGCCGCGCCGGCGCGCTCGCGCCCGGGCGCGTCGCGTACGACGCCTTGCGCGCCGCGGCGAAGACCTGCCGGAAGTGCAGCGACTGGCGCGCGTCGACGGCGTAGACGACGCGGTCCGCCCCCATGCCGTGCACGCGGCGCCGGATGCCCGCGAGGTCCGTCGTCGCGTAGAGGTACCCGCCGTCGCGCTTGCGGACGATGCAAGGCTCGGCGATCCCCTCGTGCTCGAGGCGCACGACGAGCGCGCCGTCCGACTCGACCGCCACGGCCCGGCTCACGAGGTCGTCCACCAGCGGCCCGAGTTCCTCGGCGTAACTGCTCTCGCCAGCGCTGTCAGCGGCGGTGATGCGCGTGTGCAGCCGCTCGCAGGTTTCGAGGCAGGCGCGCATCGTCACGTCGTAGATGCGCCGCCATACGGCGACGGTGGCGGGGTCGCGGCTCTGGAGCGCGACGAGCGTGCGCTTCGCCGAGGCAAGCCGTTCCTCCGCCTCCTCGTGCTCCGCGCGCAGTTCCGCCTCCGCCTTCGGCCCCATGCGGTAGCGCCCCACGATCTCGAGCGCCTTGTCCTGCCCGGCGCACTCGCGCTGTGCCTCGCGGTAGAGCCGGTCGAGGTCGTCGAGCGACACGCGGTCGAGGTCGATGCGGGCGGCCTCGGCCTCGCGTCGCAGGCGGTCGGTCACCATGGCGATGGGCAGGCCCCAGTCGCCGACGTGGTTCTGGCGGATGACTCGCTCGCCCAGCCGCTCGAAGGTGCGGGCGAGCGCATCGCCGATGACGGTCGAGCGCAGATGCCCGACGTGCATCTGCTTGGCGAGATTGACGCCGCACAGGTCCACGACGACGGTGCGCGGCGCATCGGGGGGGGGGATGCCGAGTTCCGGCGTGTCCAGCCGCGCGAGCAGCGAGGCGATGGCCGCGGGGCGCAGACGGACGTTGATGAACCCCGGCCCGGCCACGTCGCGCTCGGAGAGCGGCTCGGCGAGGTCGCCCAGGTCCGCGTGCCGCACGATCGCCAGCGCGATCTCGCGTGGGGGCCGCCCCACCGCCTTCGCCAGCGGCATCGCGGCGTTGCACTGGAAGTCCCCGAGTTCCGCTCGCTTGCTCGGCGCGATCATCGGGTCCGCGTCGGCGGGCGCGTCCGGCACGGCTGCCGCGATCGCGGCCCGGAAACGATCGGTCAATGCCTCAACGGGGTCGAACGTATCGGGAGTGTGCGGGCGAGCGTCCGTCATGGCGTGGGATGGTAGTCCGGGCGAGGACCGCGCCTTCACGGTCGCGGCTCGTTCCATGCGTCGAGAACGCCGCGGAGACGTTCGGCGAACCCCACCGCCGCGGTGCTCGGGATGAGCGCGAGTGGATCGTCGATGACGGCGACGCGTCGCCGCTCGACCGCCGGGACAGGCAATGCCGCCAGTCGTCCCAGGCGCGGTGCGATCTCATCCCAGCTCGGCGAGTCCGACGCCGCCGATCCGGGCGAGCGCGGCGCGATCAGCACGATCCCGTCCGGCGCGAGCCGAAGCACGTCCTCGGCGTTCAGCGTCACGTAGGGCTGACCCTGTTCGAGAGCGGGCACGCCGCCGAGCAACGCGAGAATCTCCTGGTGGTACGACCCTGGGCCGAGGGCGGCAGGCGGCGTCGCGGAAAGCAGCAGCAGCACACGGCCCGCCCCGCTCCGATCGACCCCGTCCGCGATGCCGTCCAGCGACGCCACGACCGCCGCTGCCCGTGGATTGTTTGGCGCGAACTCCGCGGCGGCATCGGCGGCGAAGGCGCGGATGTCCCCGAGGCTGAGCAGGCGCACCGTACGCACCTTCCACCCGTTCGCATCGGCCAGTTCGCCGAGCCGGGCGGGCAGGTCGCGCGTGCCCCATTCGAGGATGACGTGCGTCGGCCGCGCGGCGAGCAGCGATTCGTAGTTGATGCCGGACTGATCGCCGCAGACCGGCAGCGAGCGGTCGAGGACGAGATCCCACCCGTGCCGACCGACGATGCGATCCTCGAGGCCGAGGTCGCGGAGCGTGACGGCGACAGCGGGTGAGAGAGCGACGATCCGCGGCGCGCCGGCCGCGTCGCCCGGCGGCGAAGGGGGCTGCGCGTGCTCCGAGCACGCAGCGACCAGCGCGGCCGAGAAGAGCGAGAGCATCGCACGCAGGAGCCGCATCGCCACAGCCTATCCGGCGACGGACGCGCCGAAGCGAGCCTCGATCTCGCGGCGGAGAGCCTCGATCGCGCCCGCTTCGTAAAGCACGAACGGCCAGGTGCGGTCGTCCGCGACATCCGGCATCGCGGCCAGCCTCGTCAGCCGTTCGGCTTCCTCGTCGAGCCGGCGCAGGTCGTCGGCCCGCTCGGCCCGGTATCGCTCCAGAAGCGATTGCATGTCGGCGAAGTGGGGGGCGGGGTCGCCGCCCGCTTCCTTGGTCGTGCGCACGCGGTCGAGGATGGCCTGCTTGGCGCGGGCCGTCGTCTCGTCGCCGACGATGGACGGGTCGTGGCGGGCGCGGTGGGCGTGCGCGCGGGCGGCGGCGGCCTGGGCCTCGGTCGGG comes from the Synechococcales cyanobacterium CNB genome and includes:
- the argS gene encoding arginine--tRNA ligase gives rise to the protein MTDARPHTPDTFDPVEALTDRFRAAIAAAVPDAPADADPMIAPSKRAELGDFQCNAAMPLAKAVGRPPREIALAIVRHADLGDLAEPLSERDVAGPGFINVRLRPAAIASLLARLDTPELGIPPPDAPRTVVVDLCGVNLAKQMHVGHLRSTVIGDALARTFERLGERVIRQNHVGDWGLPIAMVTDRLRREAEAARIDLDRVSLDDLDRLYREAQRECAGQDKALEIVGRYRMGPKAEAELRAEHEEAEERLASAKRTLVALQSRDPATVAVWRRIYDVTMRACLETCERLHTRITAADSAGESSYAEELGPLVDDLVSRAVAVESDGALVVRLEHEGIAEPCIVRKRDGGYLYATTDLAGIRRRVHGMGADRVVYAVDARQSLHFRQVFAAARKASYATRPGASAPARLEHAPFGMVLGEDNRPFKTRTGENVKLSDLLDEAEARAERTVAEKNPDLPADERGAIAHAVAVAALKYADLSGERIKDYVFSFDRMLAFEGNTGPYLLYALVRIRSIFRKAAERGIALDHRAAPFVVEHPAEKALALALLRYPRTVRSVGDSLEPHRLCAYLYDLAGAFSVFFDACPVLAADDDATRRSRLRLCDLTARVLADGLDVLGIPAVERM